From one Cupriavidus sp. P-10 genomic stretch:
- a CDS encoding XAC2610-related protein — protein MRNSLYLFVFALIVHCGNAKAIEEIAFTPSAGVKATIAIHDSLVSVRVCSTRNCNSSVFSVDADNSNSIRIEKVDYNFDGKIDFSLKYLDEGMGVYFIHRVFLYSKTTRNFKEYFPRCGDEFINLKIDKKKRRLISTYFRDNTPKLCISYPPKSL, from the coding sequence ATGCGCAACAGTTTATATTTGTTTGTTTTCGCGTTAATTGTTCACTGCGGAAACGCAAAAGCAATAGAAGAAATCGCTTTTACCCCGTCCGCTGGCGTAAAGGCAACCATTGCAATTCATGACAGCCTCGTTTCCGTGCGCGTATGCAGCACAAGGAATTGTAATAGCAGCGTCTTCAGCGTTGACGCTGACAACTCAAATTCCATTCGAATCGAAAAGGTAGATTACAATTTTGATGGAAAAATTGATTTCTCACTGAAATACCTGGATGAGGGAATGGGAGTATATTTTATTCATCGAGTGTTTTTGTACTCAAAAACCACAAGGAATTTTAAAGAATACTTCCCGCGCTGCGGTGACGAATTTATCAACTTGAAAATCGATAAGAAGAAAAGACGATTGATTAGCACATATTTCCGCGACAACACTCCGAAGCTTTGCATTTCATATCCACCCAAATCTCTCTAA
- a CDS encoding NADH:flavin oxidoreductase yields MHDSQASAASAFTPLHIGPLTLRNRFVKAGANEGMTPHGLPTQALVRHHRELAAGGVGMTTVAYAAVADDGLTFAHQLSMRPEQVPHLRVLTEAVHREGAAACLQITHAGSFTTMRHGGSRAPGSASSGMNAFGMMHGVYFQRAMREADMARVAGQFAAAARLAREAGFDALEIHMGHGYLLNQFLSPLSNRRRDAFGGSVENRTRFPAAVLRQVKDAVGADLAVCCKLSVSDGVPGGNQPADSAVTARILEAEGADLLTLSGGRNVESPWVLFGSPMPTAQMKAAAPTALARFGITMLERSTPRDLAFRELYFLEASRVMRQAVRMPLAYVGGVKSLDNVAQVMAEGFDCIALARALIHDPALVANWRSGAVQRSACDSCNGCVARIYDPAGVSCVHGPGNDPTLTRLVALQ; encoded by the coding sequence ATGCACGATAGCCAGGCATCCGCAGCGTCGGCCTTCACGCCGCTGCACATCGGCCCGCTCACGCTGCGCAACCGCTTCGTCAAGGCGGGCGCCAACGAAGGCATGACGCCGCACGGCCTGCCAACGCAGGCACTGGTCAGGCACCACCGCGAACTCGCCGCCGGCGGCGTGGGCATGACCACGGTGGCCTACGCAGCCGTGGCTGACGACGGACTTACCTTCGCGCACCAACTCAGCATGCGGCCCGAGCAGGTGCCACACCTGCGCGTGCTGACCGAGGCGGTGCATCGCGAAGGCGCGGCGGCCTGCCTGCAGATCACGCATGCGGGATCGTTCACCACGATGCGCCACGGCGGCAGCCGCGCGCCGGGCAGCGCCTCGTCCGGCATGAACGCCTTCGGCATGATGCACGGCGTGTATTTCCAGCGCGCCATGCGTGAGGCCGACATGGCGCGCGTGGCCGGCCAGTTTGCCGCGGCGGCGCGGCTGGCGCGCGAAGCCGGCTTTGACGCGCTCGAGATCCACATGGGCCACGGCTACCTGCTCAACCAGTTCCTGTCGCCGCTGAGCAACCGGCGGCGCGATGCGTTCGGCGGCAGCGTGGAGAACCGTACGCGCTTCCCGGCCGCGGTGCTGCGGCAGGTCAAGGATGCCGTCGGCGCCGACCTGGCGGTCTGCTGCAAGCTCAGCGTCAGCGACGGCGTGCCGGGCGGCAACCAGCCCGCGGATTCCGCCGTGACCGCGCGCATCCTGGAGGCGGAAGGGGCCGACCTGCTGACGCTCAGCGGCGGCCGCAACGTGGAAAGCCCGTGGGTGCTGTTCGGCAGCCCGATGCCTACGGCGCAGATGAAGGCCGCGGCACCGACTGCGCTGGCGCGCTTCGGCATCACCATGCTGGAACGCAGCACGCCGCGCGACCTGGCCTTCCGCGAACTGTATTTCCTCGAGGCATCGCGCGTGATGCGGCAGGCGGTGCGCATGCCGCTGGCCTATGTCGGCGGCGTCAAGTCGCTCGACAACGTGGCGCAGGTGATGGCAGAGGGCTTTGACTGCATCGCGCTGGCGCGCGCGCTGATCCACGATCCCGCGCTGGTCGCCAACTGGCGCAGCGGCGCCGTGCAGCGCTCGGCCTGCGACAGCTGCAATGGCTGCGTGGCCAGGATCTACGATCCCGCCGGCGTCAGCTGCGTGCATGGCCCGGGCAATGATCCGACGCTGACGCGCCTTGTCGCACTGCAGTAG
- a CDS encoding IS630 family transposase yields the protein MSRGRQAMPVKLAKRERQELQTLIERKTAAQRDVMRARIALWAHEGHANTVIARELGVSAQTVCLWRKRIAQQGVQGIREGERSGRPPRISQEARLQLIALACETQEPEGRVTPTLDEIVTRAVERGVVEQISRSQVQRILQAGDVRPHRVQQWLHSPDPAFREKVNGICKLYRKAPRNAVVLSIDEKTGIQAIERKHPGRAPAPGRLRRREFEYVRHGTQALIAALDVHTGQVLAECRDRRTQDDLVAFMERVAAAYPGKQVHVVWDNLNTHCAQAVWQAFNARHDGRFHFHFTPLHASWVNQIELWFARYTRRVLRNASHTSIAHLRERTEQFVRAHNQAACPFKWSFRGYPLQTGAS from the coding sequence ATGAGCCGAGGCCGCCAAGCAATGCCAGTGAAGCTGGCGAAAAGGGAAAGACAGGAACTGCAAACGCTGATCGAGCGGAAGACGGCCGCGCAGCGAGATGTGATGCGTGCGCGAATCGCGTTGTGGGCCCACGAGGGTCACGCTAACACGGTCATTGCGCGGGAACTGGGTGTATCGGCGCAAACGGTCTGCCTGTGGCGTAAGCGCATTGCGCAGCAAGGTGTCCAAGGAATTCGGGAGGGCGAGCGCAGTGGCCGGCCGCCACGTATCAGCCAGGAGGCGCGACTGCAGTTGATTGCGCTGGCATGTGAGACGCAGGAACCTGAAGGTCGAGTCACGCCCACGCTCGATGAGATCGTGACGCGCGCTGTGGAGCGTGGAGTCGTCGAGCAAATCAGCCGCAGCCAGGTGCAGCGCATTCTGCAGGCCGGCGACGTGCGTCCGCACCGGGTCCAGCAATGGCTGCATAGCCCAGATCCGGCCTTTCGTGAGAAGGTCAACGGGATTTGCAAGCTGTATCGCAAGGCGCCTCGGAACGCGGTGGTGCTCAGTATCGACGAGAAGACCGGCATTCAGGCCATCGAACGCAAGCACCCTGGACGCGCACCTGCACCGGGACGACTGCGTCGTCGCGAGTTTGAGTATGTTCGTCACGGCACCCAGGCGTTGATTGCAGCGCTGGACGTGCACACCGGACAGGTGTTGGCAGAATGCCGCGACCGGCGCACCCAGGACGACCTGGTGGCCTTCATGGAGCGCGTGGCCGCCGCGTATCCGGGCAAACAGGTGCACGTCGTGTGGGACAACCTGAACACACATTGCGCCCAGGCCGTCTGGCAGGCGTTCAACGCGCGACACGATGGGCGGTTTCACTTCCACTTCACGCCATTGCACGCGAGTTGGGTCAATCAGATCGAACTCTGGTTTGCCCGCTACACGCGCCGGGTACTGCGCAATGCGAGCCACACCAGCATCGCGCACCTGCGCGAGCGCACCGAACAGTTTGTCCGCGCGCACAATCAGGCGGCGTGCCCGTTCAAATGGTCTTTCCGGGGCTATCCGCTGCAAACCGGCGCATCGTAA
- a CDS encoding efflux RND transporter permease subunit, which translates to MTRSQSPGRLGRFVDGCASVLMRRRRLLLLLCLAVTVALGFSATRLRLDPGFNKMIPLQHPYMQVFTKYASTFSGANTVLVSLRWKGDGDIYNAAFMDKLRSATDEVFFIPGVDRSRVFSLFTPNVRYTEVTEAGFRGDVVVPGRFSGAPAELEKVRRNVARSGQIGRLVSNDLKSALIRAELRETDPATGKTIDYGSVARQLEKIRAQFSGTDVEVNIVGFAKLVGDVEEGIAGVMGFFALAFAVTALLLWLYTRSLRITVLALVVALLPVGWLLGLLPLLGYGIDPMSILVPFLIFSIGVSHAVQMTNAWKQEVVQGNSALDSASGAFRKLFIPGTVALLTNALGFMVIMRIEIDIVRELGITACLGVLLMIVTNKVFLPILLSYTRLEPSALARSQARRAQGGGGLWQKFGALARPAPALGVFVAALALLAAGAIESRGLKIGDVGTGAPELRADSRYNRDSASIVGQYNIGSDALTVVVEPTGFDDGCLHYPVMSAVERFEMHMRGVSGVQSVVSVSSLAKVVIGAYNEGNPRWEALPRSSEGLGQGAKAYDPDNGMNTSNCQAIQVLIYTANHEGATIAHIIREIRRFNATDKTPNVAFRLAGGNIGVMAATNEAVEEAEVAMLLAIFGAITLLCLLTFRSWRAVLCIIVPLTLVSVLCNALMARLGIGLKVSTLPVITLGVGVGVDYGIYLYERIQHQIREEGQNLPQAFAEAMRQRGSAALFTALTMCIGVGTWAFAALKFQADMGILLAFMFLVNLFGAVSLLPALAAWLGVEDEERARVAAAAAAGGDTAPPAHALKSDAA; encoded by the coding sequence ATGACCCGCTCCCAATCCCCCGGCCGCCTGGGCCGCTTCGTCGATGGCTGCGCCAGCGTGCTGATGCGCCGGCGCCGCCTGCTGCTGTTGCTGTGCCTGGCGGTGACCGTGGCGCTGGGCTTCTCGGCCACGCGCCTGCGGCTCGATCCGGGCTTCAACAAGATGATCCCGCTGCAGCATCCGTACATGCAGGTGTTCACCAAGTACGCGAGCACCTTCTCCGGTGCCAATACCGTGCTGGTGAGCCTGCGCTGGAAGGGCGACGGCGATATCTACAACGCCGCCTTCATGGACAAGCTGCGCAGCGCCACCGATGAAGTTTTCTTCATCCCCGGCGTGGACCGCTCGCGCGTGTTCTCGCTGTTCACGCCCAACGTGCGCTACACCGAGGTGACCGAGGCCGGCTTCCGCGGCGACGTGGTTGTGCCGGGGCGCTTCTCCGGCGCGCCGGCGGAGCTGGAGAAGGTGCGGCGCAATGTGGCGCGCTCAGGGCAGATCGGCAGGCTGGTCAGCAATGACCTCAAGTCCGCGCTGATCCGCGCCGAGTTGCGCGAGACCGATCCGGCTACCGGCAAGACCATCGACTACGGCTCCGTCGCACGCCAGCTGGAGAAGATCCGCGCGCAGTTCAGCGGCACCGATGTCGAAGTCAATATTGTCGGCTTCGCCAAGCTGGTGGGCGATGTCGAAGAGGGCATCGCCGGCGTGATGGGCTTCTTCGCGCTCGCCTTCGCCGTGACCGCGCTGCTGTTGTGGCTATACACGCGCTCGCTGCGCATCACGGTGCTGGCGCTGGTGGTGGCACTGCTCCCGGTGGGCTGGCTGCTGGGCCTGTTGCCGCTGCTGGGCTACGGCATCGACCCGATGTCGATCCTGGTGCCGTTCCTGATCTTCTCGATCGGGGTCTCGCACGCGGTGCAGATGACCAATGCCTGGAAGCAGGAGGTGGTGCAGGGGAACAGCGCGCTGGACAGCGCCAGCGGGGCCTTCCGCAAGCTGTTCATCCCCGGCACGGTGGCGCTGCTGACCAATGCGCTGGGCTTCATGGTCATCATGCGCATCGAGATCGATATCGTGCGCGAACTTGGTATCACGGCCTGCCTGGGCGTGCTGCTGATGATCGTGACCAACAAGGTGTTCCTGCCGATCCTGCTGTCGTACACGCGGCTGGAGCCGTCGGCGCTGGCGCGCTCGCAGGCGCGGCGCGCGCAGGGTGGCGGCGGCCTGTGGCAGAAGTTCGGCGCGCTGGCGCGCCCGGCACCCGCGCTAGGGGTGTTCGTCGCGGCGCTGGCGCTGCTGGCGGCCGGCGCGATCGAATCGCGCGGCCTGAAGATCGGCGACGTCGGCACCGGCGCGCCGGAGCTGCGCGCGGATTCGCGCTACAACCGCGACAGTGCCAGCATCGTGGGACAGTACAACATCGGTTCGGATGCGCTGACCGTGGTGGTGGAGCCGACCGGCTTCGACGACGGTTGCCTGCACTACCCGGTGATGAGTGCGGTGGAGCGCTTCGAGATGCATATGCGGGGCGTGTCCGGCGTGCAGTCGGTGGTGAGCGTGTCGTCGCTGGCCAAGGTGGTGATCGGCGCCTACAACGAGGGCAACCCGCGCTGGGAGGCGCTGCCGCGCAGCAGCGAAGGCCTGGGGCAGGGTGCCAAGGCCTACGACCCGGACAACGGCATGAATACGTCCAACTGCCAGGCGATCCAGGTGCTGATCTACACCGCCAACCATGAGGGCGCGACCATTGCCCACATCATCCGGGAAATCCGCCGGTTCAACGCCACCGACAAGACGCCCAACGTCGCCTTCCGCCTTGCCGGCGGCAATATCGGCGTGATGGCGGCGACCAACGAGGCGGTCGAGGAAGCCGAGGTGGCAATGCTCCTGGCGATCTTCGGCGCGATCACGCTGCTGTGCCTGCTGACGTTCCGCTCGTGGCGCGCGGTGCTGTGCATCATCGTGCCGCTGACGCTGGTGTCGGTGCTGTGCAATGCGCTGATGGCGCGCCTCGGCATCGGGCTGAAGGTGTCGACGCTGCCGGTCATCACGCTGGGCGTGGGGGTTGGCGTGGACTACGGCATCTACCTGTACGAGCGCATCCAGCACCAGATCCGCGAGGAAGGCCAGAACCTGCCGCAGGCTTTCGCCGAGGCAATGCGCCAGCGCGGCTCGGCGGCGCTGTTCACGGCGCTGACGATGTGCATCGGCGTGGGCACCTGGGCCTTTGCCGCGCTCAAGTTCCAGGCCGACATGGGGATCCTGCTGGCCTTCATGTTCCTGGTGAACCTGTTCGGCGCGGTGTCGCTGCTGCCGGCGCTGGCCGCGTGGCTGGGCGTGGAGGATGAAGAGCGTGCCCGCGTGGCGGCTGCCGCTGCCGCGGGCGGAGACACCGCGCCGCCGGCGCACGCCCTGAAATCCGATGCGGCCTGA
- a CDS encoding DUF1329 domain-containing protein: MTSTTHRLLRGSLLVTSMALAAASWAKVTPEDLKQLDGTLTPMGAERAASKDGDVPAWAGKWLGTPPNVKYQRGERYPDPYADEKPLFVITAQNMAQYAERLSDGQKALFKKYPDTFKMPVYASHRDFRYEDAVYKDIRTYATTVKMTDDANGLKDAGPQVPYPIPKTAMELLWNQRFSSAVGTEKAQYDQAVVYPNGTTAWGRVSYSILSPRNNGKFDPHNALNERSFFRTATDLPLRDRGQVIVGYAVWDQEGSDTNRTWIYNPGTRRVRQAPEFGFDQPQGPGGFRTVDDDRLFNGSGERYNWKIVGKKEVYVPYHNYKLQSTSIKYKDLLTSGHANPDVMRYELHRVWVLEATLKSGFRHQYAKRVLYLDEDTWQALAADNYDGRGQLWRTNLQASVYAYDARRYHPTAVFYHDLISGAYFADRLTNEGPMFQLNNSPEFTEAFFSPDAARGTGT, translated from the coding sequence ATGACATCCACTACACATCGACTGCTGCGCGGCAGCCTGCTGGTGACCAGCATGGCACTGGCCGCGGCATCGTGGGCCAAGGTCACCCCGGAGGACCTCAAGCAGCTTGACGGCACCCTCACGCCCATGGGCGCGGAGCGGGCCGCCAGCAAGGACGGCGACGTGCCCGCATGGGCCGGCAAGTGGCTGGGAACGCCGCCAAACGTCAAATACCAGCGCGGCGAACGGTATCCGGACCCGTATGCCGACGAGAAGCCCCTGTTCGTCATCACCGCGCAGAACATGGCGCAGTATGCGGAGCGCCTCAGCGACGGCCAGAAGGCGCTGTTCAAGAAGTACCCCGACACCTTCAAGATGCCGGTGTACGCCAGCCATCGCGACTTCCGTTACGAAGACGCCGTCTACAAGGACATCCGCACCTACGCCACCACCGTCAAGATGACGGACGATGCCAACGGGCTGAAGGACGCGGGCCCGCAAGTGCCCTATCCGATCCCGAAGACGGCAATGGAGCTGCTGTGGAACCAGCGCTTCTCGTCGGCCGTCGGCACCGAGAAGGCGCAGTACGACCAGGCCGTGGTCTATCCGAATGGCACGACCGCGTGGGGGCGGGTCTCGTACAGCATCCTCTCGCCGCGCAACAACGGCAAGTTCGACCCGCACAACGCACTCAACGAGCGCTCCTTCTTCCGCACTGCAACCGACCTGCCGCTGCGCGACCGGGGCCAGGTGATCGTGGGTTACGCCGTATGGGACCAGGAAGGCTCGGACACCAACCGCACCTGGATCTACAACCCGGGCACGCGGCGCGTGCGCCAGGCGCCGGAATTCGGCTTCGACCAGCCCCAGGGCCCCGGCGGCTTCCGCACCGTGGATGACGATCGCCTCTTCAACGGCTCCGGCGAGCGCTACAACTGGAAGATCGTCGGCAAGAAGGAGGTCTATGTCCCGTACCACAACTACAAGCTGCAGAGCACGTCGATCAAGTACAAGGACCTGCTGACCAGCGGCCACGCCAACCCTGACGTCATGCGCTATGAGCTGCATCGCGTCTGGGTCCTGGAAGCAACGCTCAAGTCCGGCTTCCGTCACCAGTATGCGAAGCGCGTGCTGTATCTCGACGAAGACACCTGGCAAGCCCTCGCCGCCGACAACTACGATGGCCGCGGCCAGCTGTGGCGCACCAACCTGCAGGCCTCGGTCTACGCCTACGATGCGCGCCGCTATCATCCGACCGCGGTGTTCTACCATGACCTGATTTCCGGCGCTTACTTTGCGGACCGCCTGACCAACGAAGGCCCGATGTTCCAGCTGAACAACAGCCCCGAGTTCACCGAAGCATTCTTCTCCCCGGACGCTGCACGCGGGACTGGTACCTGA
- a CDS encoding Rieske 2Fe-2S domain-containing protein, translating to MSQTGISGYKIESRPPEARYARGWHCLGLADAYRDGKPHTLDIFGRRLAAFADSTGAIRVIDGHCPHMGADLSTGTVQGDNLVCPFHAWQWGGDGGCKSIPYCKRVPPKARVGAWQTCEQNRLLFIWHDPEGRAAPPEVAIPRIDACFSAEWSEWAMDEMVIRTNCRELVDNISDMAHFGTVHGSPVDYFANLFEDHKATQLMIGRSARLSGDAQLTALSTYFGPAYHITDMSGRMGDQEIHSVLLNCHVPIDLHSFVLRYGVLVKKIPGLSDEQNRAMAQAYVEQARQAFYEDVAIWDSKIRIDNPLLCEGDGPIYQMRDWYQQFYTDVEQVRASSVARRVIELNPGNIEPPVLRHVFEG from the coding sequence ATGAGCCAAACCGGCATCAGCGGCTACAAGATCGAATCACGCCCGCCCGAGGCCCGCTACGCGCGCGGCTGGCACTGCCTCGGCCTGGCCGACGCCTACCGCGACGGCAAGCCGCACACACTCGATATCTTCGGCCGGCGCCTGGCGGCGTTCGCCGACTCGACCGGCGCCATCCGCGTGATCGACGGCCACTGTCCGCACATGGGCGCGGACCTCAGCACCGGCACCGTGCAGGGCGACAACCTGGTGTGCCCGTTCCACGCCTGGCAATGGGGCGGCGACGGCGGCTGCAAGTCGATCCCCTACTGCAAGCGGGTGCCGCCCAAAGCGCGTGTCGGCGCGTGGCAGACCTGCGAGCAGAACCGGCTGCTGTTTATCTGGCACGACCCCGAGGGCCGCGCGGCGCCGCCGGAGGTGGCGATTCCGCGTATCGATGCGTGCTTCTCGGCGGAGTGGTCGGAATGGGCCATGGACGAGATGGTGATCCGCACCAACTGCCGCGAGCTGGTGGACAATATTTCCGACATGGCGCATTTCGGCACCGTCCACGGTTCCCCGGTCGACTATTTCGCCAACCTGTTTGAAGACCACAAGGCCACGCAGCTGATGATCGGGCGCAGTGCCCGGCTGTCGGGCGACGCGCAGCTGACGGCGTTGTCCACGTACTTCGGTCCGGCGTACCACATCACCGATATGAGTGGCCGCATGGGCGACCAGGAGATCCACTCCGTCCTGCTCAACTGCCATGTGCCGATCGACCTGCACAGCTTCGTGCTGCGCTACGGGGTGCTGGTGAAAAAGATCCCGGGGCTGAGCGACGAGCAGAACCGCGCCATGGCGCAAGCCTACGTGGAGCAGGCGCGCCAGGCGTTCTATGAGGACGTGGCGATCTGGGACAGCAAGATCCGCATCGACAACCCGCTGCTGTGCGAGGGCGATGGGCCGATTTATCAGATGCGTGACTGGTACCAGCAGTTCTACACCGACGTGGAGCAGGTGCGCGCTTCCAGCGTGGCACGGCGCGTGATCGAGCTGAATCCGGGCAATATCGAGCCGCCGGTGCTGCGGCACGTGTTTGAGGGCTGA